TTTCAATAGCCACGGCCTGAGTGGGTGTCGCATCGCTTGAATAGGCTATTGCCACGCTGTAGTCTCCACAGTGGACGACAGCAAACGAACTCCCTGTTTCGATCAGGGCTACCGCAGCAAATTCTGGAACTAGAGGTGAGATTTCATCAAAGCCTGTGATTCCAGAACGTTTCAACAATTCGCGAGGAGCAGCGTAGCAAAAGACGCTCTTGCGTGATGGATGAGCGATCCATCCCCAGGTTAACTGTTCAATGGGGAAGGGTGCTGTGTTCTCAATTTCGAGCTCGATGAGGCCGGTGATTTCCTCATCTGAAATGCCGTCAGGCAGGGCAATCCATTCTAAGAAAAATAAGCCAGCATCGATCGAGGCTGGTTGCTCCATCAATGGCGAATCATCGGCATCGGGATTTATCTGATTGAGATCTTCTGGCATGAAGGAAAAGCAGAGATAAAGGGATTAGGTATCTAGGCTGTCACTCAAAATTGTTGGTTTTCGCGGACCGCCAAGACCTTGAAAGGCAGGGAAATATTACCATCTGGGGTAGGGATTGAGTCGGTTTCTTTGACGTTGACGAGCGCATTTAGAGTAGACCCGACATCGCCACGACTCACTGCAACTTCGATTTGAATGACTGCGACTTCGTCGGTGGTTAGGTTGCGAAAGAGCTCACTATCGGGAACCGGACTCTGCTGTGCATCGGCAAGCGACAGATCGTCGGTGGTATTGAGCTCGCCATCAGGTCCGGACATATAATCGAACAGGCCCGATAGGTTGGTATTATCCATCGCTGCAATCGCTTCGAGTAGGAATCTGTCGGCTGTATGGATATTAATTTTGCCTGAGTGATGCAGGGTCGTGTGCTGGAGTAATTGGTCGTAAAGCCCGTTTGGAGTGCCGTTTTCGTCAAAGAATGTCTCATCGAAGCCATCGATCAGAGCTAACTCGGATAGATCGCGAATAGGTCGGTTGGCAGCACGGTAGGCAGGGTCGCGACGCTCATACTCATCATCTTCCGCTCCAAAATTACGTTCTAGGTCGTCCGCATCGATCCAGTCGAGTAGCTTATCCGCCAGTTCCTCTGCCTCAGTTTGTGGCAATTCCATGTGTTTTAGTAGTGCGATAAACAGCTGTGGGTCTTGGCTGTTAAGAGGGATCTTACCGGTTTCATCAGTAACGCGCGCACGAACACGATAACTTCCTGAGGGTTGATAATCGGCTCTTGCGATAAGATTGTGCCAGCCCTGTTGTGGGCCGGTTATTGTGCCGTCGAGCTCCTTGTATTCTGCCAAGACTGCCAAAGCTGCTTGGAGGCCGGAGTATCCTTCGCGTTTCAGGTCCACACGGTAGTCATGGAGGCCGCGATACGCGATGTCGCTGACGATCCGCTCGATGATGACAAAGCTCATGATCGAAGCCACGAGTATGAAACCCAGGACAGCCACGAGGATGGATCCTGAAGATGTTCGTCTCGTAGCTGAGGCGCGACTACAACGATTCTGCCCGGTCGAGATTGTTATCATGGGAGCAAGGGGTGTTGATTTCTCGCGGGTAGCGGTATGCGAATGCTCTTTAGCGATTCATCCAACATTTTGAACGAGAACACAATATAATCGGGGAGCACAGGTTGGCCCCCATCGTTTTCTTCGGGTTCTGGCTGTCGCTCCCAACGTTCTTCATCGGTTATGAACGTGAGGTATTCGACCTTCTCCAGGAAGTCGGACAGGCGAAATTTCAAAAACCCAGGGTCTGCGGATGTAATTTCATCTGCTGGTAACAAATCGGGTCGCCAGTAAAGGTCGAACTCACGCGGATCACGTAAGTCGAGGTAACAGTCAATCCCTGCAGGATAGGTCGATCCGTAGTTAAGCAGCGGAGTAGGCTGGCTGAGATAAAAACGTAGGAACCGGCGTTCGTTCTCGTTCTGGCCTGGTAGTGCGGTCCATGCGATAGACTGGTTCTCTCTTGCTGATTCAGCTTCGGTAAGCGACTGCCGCAAGAAACTGCGCACACCGGCGACATGTTCGTCTCGGGCATTGAGGAAAGTCTCGCGCGCATAGAGCTGACCCATTGAAACCGTGAAGGCTGATAAAGCTGCAAGGATCATCGCCGAGATCGCTATGGCGAGTAGCACTTCGATGAAGGTGAAGCCCGGCTGTGGAATAGAAGTCCTTGATCGCACACCTTTGACCTGGGTATGAACAGGCGGCTGAGTTTCGCAGTTGAGTGCTTGAACTGTTCCCGGGGAATTTCGCATTTAACGAAAACTGAAACGCTCGGCTTCGCGTGCTTCCTTCTTTTCAGTGAGGAGTGATGCTCGATCTATGGCCTCCATCCAGCCACTGCGTTGGAGATAGAAGGTGAAGCTGTCCTCAAATTCGGGTCGTTCTTCCGTCCTGGGAAGCGCGACTTGGAAGCGGACCTTGAAGAGGTCTAGGGTCCGTGTGTCTTCGATTTCTGCACTCCAAACAGCGTCGGTGTCATCGGGCAGGCGGACATTACCTCCATCAATAAATTGCTCTCGATCCGTGACTAGCAATGCTTGGCGCAGTGTGAATTCTATGTCGCTATAGAGGATGTCGGCTGATTCAAGGGATTTGACCGCGACGACGCTGTTTACCAAGGCCTGGGCGAGCGCTGCGATGGCAATGCCAAGGATCGCCAGAGCGAGCAATACTTCGAAAAGGGAAAAGCCGACAGTGCGCATGATTAGTTCGGCAGAGGCTCTTTGGGTAGGGCGGAAAATGCATCTATCTCAATTGTGAGATCGATGTCGCCGTCGAGTATGCGCGCGGAGAAAGGGGCGCTGACTCGCTGTGGGCTGAATGCGATACGGTTGAATACGGTTTCGCCGAAATCGAGACGCACTGGGAAGCTTCCGATTGTCTCTGCTGCGCGCTTCTGAAAAATAATCTGTAGGTTGTCCCTATCTGCTGAGATGGGACGGTCGAGCGCAACTACGTCCAAGCTGCTTCCCGATTTATTCTCAATGATGAATGCCTGCTCAGTGGCGTCATAACGAAGATAAGTCCAATCCCGTTGTTTGATGGCTGCGAGACGCGCGGACTTAACAGCTCGGATGAGGAGCTTTTCTGGAGGCTCGCTTTCCCAGTCGGCATCGAAAGTACTAAAACTCATCAGTGTCAACGCGATAGCGATGCCCACCAGCGCGAAGACCAGCAGAATCTCAACGAGAGTAAAGCCGCGTGGCATAGCCAAGATTCTGTAGGGAGCTATTCGGTGCTCCAGTTGCCTATATCGTCAGCTGTGCCTGACTTACCATCGGCTCCCATGGACCAGACATCGTAGCTGCGAGCATTTTGCTTTCCTGGAAAGGCGTATTGGTAGGGGTTGCCAAATGGGTCTTCAGGAATTTTGTCGAGATAGGGACCGCGCCAACGGCCTTCTTTTCCTGATGGGGCTGTTACCAAAGCCTTTAGGCCGTCTTCCGTGCTGGGATAATTTCCGATATCCTTGTTATAACGCACAAGCGGCACAGAGACTGTGGCATCCACCCATATTTTGGCTCCATCTTCTTTACTGGTTCCCAAGATGTTACCGGTGTTTTGGAGCAATACACCGAGAAGGATTCCGATGAGAGCGAGGACCAAAACGATTTCTACGAGAGTGAAGCCGCGCTTTCTGTTAAATTTTAAATGAGAGGAATTTAAGGAGTTCATGGGGAAATTTTTGGGCGAATTAATTCGCAGTCCAGAAGCGAAGTGATTGGAGAAGAAACGTCTCGAGTGCGGTTGTTTCCTTTAAATTCACTTCGAGCAACCCAGTCGCGTGCTCAAGGGCGGACACTGAGCGGTGGAGAGCGGTCATTTTTTGAGGATAAGTATCCAGTAGGCTGTAGCCAGTTGTGCGGGTTTGGATCTCGATTTCTTTCAAGAGTTTCTGACGCAGGGCCTTGTGTGTGCCGGTTTCCATAGCAGCAAGTTGCTCGGAGGTGAGGGTGTCTGTATCCAATTGGTCCTCTTGTTGTTGCCAAGCTGTGCTAGCCAGAGAGCTGAGGATGCCCTCAAACTGATAAACTAGACTATAAACGCCCAGAGTGGCTCGGGTGACCGCATCGTTATCGCGGGCATTGAGCTCGACGACGCCTTGGATCCAATTGCCATATTGCTCTAACCAGTGCTGCCATTCCTCAGAATTTACAGCCGGTTCTTGAGTGGGAACACGGAAGAACTGGCATCTACTTCGTATGGTGTCTAACAAATCGTAGGGGCGCACACTCAGGAGAAAGATGTAGGTGCCTGCCGGGGGCTCTTCGAGGGTCTTCAGAAAAGCGTTAGCACTCGACGTGTGCATGCGCTCTGCCTCGTAAACAAGGGCCACTTTCGCTCCTCCTTGGTTGGATGAATGTTGCAGGTTGCGGATCAGTTCGCGTGTGTCTGCGGCATTAATTTGTCGCATTTTGTTTGCGGCACGCAGTGTGAAGCAGTCGGGATGATCGAGAGCAGTTTGCCCAGGATTTCCACCGAGAAGATCGTGCGCCACCGTAAGGGCAGTAGCCTCGAGTGTCTGCAGGCTCTCTCCATAGAGTAGTAGTGCCTGTCCGAGGCGTTGCGAAGCTCGCGCGCGGTCTAATACCTTGAACGCGCGAGAATCTTCAATCTTGAGAGGCAAAGCGTTGGCAGATTTCATCCCAGATCGCAGCTTCGACTGCGTCTTCACCCATCGTGCCGTCGAAAACAACAAAGCGCTCAGGTATTTCTTTGGATAGCACCAGATAGCCTTCGCGGACTAGCTTGTAGAATTCGATACTTTCTTCCTCCATGCGGTCTGGCATGTCGGTTTTCCGCGTCCGGACTCGGCGGATACTTACTTCTGGCGGGACGTCTAGGATGATGGTTAGGTCCGGAACGATACTGCCCACAGCAAATTCATTGATTACCTTTACCGGATCCTCAGAAAGCTGCCGTGCCACTCCCTGATACACTGTGGTCGAGTCGAGAAAGCGGTCACTCAGAATCGTTTTTCCGTCCTCAAGGGCGGGGAGAATTGTTTCGCGGACGAGTTGGGCGCGTGCTGCTGCGAACAAAAGAAGCTCAGTTTCCGAGCACATGTTGCGTCCGATAACGCTGTGTTTGAGGAGGTGGCGGATCTCCTCTCCGATCTCCGTGCCGCCTGGCTCTCGGGTGACGATCGTTTCCTCTCCAGACTTCTCAAAGAGCCTGGCTATCCGACTAATTTGGGTCGATTTTCCGGAGCCTTCGGCGCCCTCGAACGATATGAATATTCCGCGTGATGCTGAGTCTTCGATTTCAGTAGACATGTGTTCGGAGATGTATCCTGAGGAGGAAAGGATGTAAAGGAGAAGGTCGATAAACCCAGAGCTAATTGAATTATGCCGATTTGGCACCTAGGCTTTCGCTGTCATTGATGAGTAGATACAAAAACACCCCCGGATTTTTTCCAGAGGTGTTGCTATAAAAGTAAGTGGATTTGTTTATTTAGTAGGTGCTACCAGGACCAAAACCAGGTCCGCGATTCTCGAAGTCTGCGGGACGGCTCCACGGTATAAGTGAATCGTCTTCAGAGGCGTCGAAGCATCCTGTGAACCCCAGGATCGATAGAGCAGCCAGAGCAATAAGCACAATTTTGGTAAGATTTTTCCGCATTATCTTTGGACTAAGACTGAATCGCCGCTGCGCAAGCTATTTGGGATCCCAACATCGGGTAAAATCTTAGCGACCGTGAAATCTGGGGTCACGTTCGAAACGATAATACGAGCTAATGTATAGCCTGCTTTTGTAAGTGTGTAGGTTTCCGAGTCTTGGATTCCCGATCCAATCCCGGTGTTCAGCACAATAAACCCAGACGTGGTATCAATCTTTGCAATTTCTGATGCGACACCATCTGGGGACAAATTCATAGGGTCTCCGAGGTTGTTCCCTGCAAGGATGGTCTCAGATTGTCCCGAGACTGCTAGTTTTGTCCGGAGAGTGGTGATCGTAGCTTCCAACTCACTGATTTTTGACTGATACTCCGCGATTTCGGCTGCACTCGCTGAGTCAACTTGTTGCACCTCCCTTTGAGGGGCGCGCTTGAGTAGCTCTTGACGCAGGCGTTCGGTCTCTTGCTTGAGAGTCGTCACGGTCTGAGCATTCGACTGAACCATGGTAGCCCGCTCATTAGCAAGTGTCCGCGTCTCCAGCAGTTCACGTTGGATCTTGGTATTCTGCGACTTCGCGTCAGCTAATTCTGCCCGCACGTTTTTGAGCAGTTGCTCATTCTTGCGTGCCTCAGCCACCGACACATTGAGATCACTTTTGACCGTGTCTAACTCTGTCGATACCTGTGCCAACTGATTGTCGAGCACAACCAATTTATCCTTGTTGATAAGGTGAACTGTAGCGGCGCCACCGGCAGCTAAAATAGCAACGACGGTGAATATCGTGGATAATACTTTCATGGGGTAGAATTCGATGGGAAGAGGGTATGTTTTACCGTTTTCTGTAAAACTTCGTGTCTTGAGGAGATTTATTTTTCGCGTCTGTTACCCCACTATACGGATTTTGTGCTAATCTGTTCAATATTTTGAAAATAATTTCACAATTATCTGTAAGGTCGGCTGATTTGGCTATTTCCTCTGCTGGAATGGCCTCATCCTTTGATATCGGGAGATGTTTCATAACGTTTTGTTGAATATCGAGGACCGATGCGGCTGCTTTTTTGCCGGCTTCTACACCTGGTTGGTGGTAAGCATTAATGTTTACGAACGATGCATAATATCCTACAGCCCGTTCAAATAGGGCAATTAGCATGCCCACAGTAAAGGCATTCACCTCCGTAATGGTGAGCGTGATAGACTGACGGCCGGTTTCATAGAGTGCGTCACGTGTGCCCAAAAGAAAACCATGGAGATAGTCTCCGGATCGGATGCCAGGGTCTACTTCGATGCTCTCACCCGCGCGGTCTTTCAAAACTTCGATGAACACGGCGTAGAAATTGGCAACGCCTTCCCTGAGCTGTTGAACGTAGGCATGCTGGTCCGTTGAGCCTTTATTGCCATAGACTGCGATCCCCTGGTTAACGACGTTACCGTCCAGGTCCTTCTCCTTGCCAAGTGACTCCATAACCAATTGCTGGAGGTATTTGGAAAAGAGCATGAGGCGATCCTTATACGGGAGAATCACCATGTCTTTGGCACCCTTGCCATCTGTGGCGTGATACCACATCGCAGCCATCAGGCCAGCCGGGTTGTCGGTGAGCTCAGGGGTGCGTGTTACGGTGTCCATCGCTTGTGCACCATCGAGAAGGCCGTCGATATCGACACCCTGCAACGCTGCTGGAATGAGTCCAACAGGCCCGAGTTCTGACGTGCGGCCACCGACCCAGTCCCACATCGGGAAGCGCTCGATCCATCCTTCAGACTCGGCTACATTGTCGAGCTTTGAACCGGTGCCAGTAATAGCGATGGCATGCTTAGAAAAATCCAACCCGGCGGCAGTATACGCAGCCTGCGCTTCAAGCATGCCATTGCGCGTTTCCGGAGTGCCTCCAGACTTCGATATAACCAAAGAGAGGGTATTGCCCAGTTTTCCCTGGAGGCGCGAAAGCGTTAGATCTATGCCGTCAGGATCTGTGTTATCGAAGAAATACACGCCTAACTTATCGGTTGCTGGGTGACCGAGAGCTTGTTCGACGAACTGTGGCCCGAGAGCCGATCCTCCAATTCCTATAACGAGAATTTGAGCAAAGGGTCCTGCAGAACCAGATAAGTCTCCAGAGTGGACACGCGCTGCGAGATCTTTGATGCGCTCGAGGGTCGAGGTAATGTCATTTGCAGTCTCGTTATCTGGCGCGAGTGCAGCATCGCGGAGCCAGTAATGGCCGACTTGACGGCCTTCATCAGGATTAGCGATGGCGCCCTTTTCGAGTGCGGACATGTCGGCTATTGCCTTCTTCCAGAGAGGTTCAATTTGCTGGAAGAAGCCATCCGGGTAGTCCATCCGAGACGTGTCGATGGCGAAATCGAGTTTGCTGTTGTAGTGATACTCCTTTTGGAAGCGTTCCCAGGTCATGTTCTAGTTGGGTTGGTTTTGATCTGTGTCAGTTGGATTTTGGGATCGGCTGTGGAGTTCCGAGAAAGTGGCTTTTATAAATGCTTGTCGGTTACAGCACCTTCTGATGCCGAGGCGACTGTCTTGGCATATTTCGCCAAAATGCCTCGCTTTTCAGGGCTGCCCTTACCGGTGTAGGCGTCCATGCGTGCTATGTACTCCTCGTCAGAGATAAGCAGAGAAATCGTGTTTTTGACGGCGTCGATTTCAATGGTGTCGCCGCTTTTCACGATTCCGATGGGACCTCCGTTGGCGGCCTCTGGTGTGATGTGGCCAACGTCGAAGCCATGACTGCCTCCGGAGAAGCGCCCATCGGTAATGAGCGCAACTTCTTTGATAAGGCCTCGTCCAGCGACAGCACTGGTGGGGGAGAGCATTTCTCGCATTCCGGGGCCACCGACGGGTCCTTCATTGCGGATGACGACGACATCACCAGAAACAACATCGCCACGTAAGATGCCATGCAGAGCATCTTCCTCACCCTCGTAAACCTTTGCAGTGCCTTTGAAGTAGAGTCCTTCTTTGCCAGTAATCTTACCGACGGCTCCAGTGGGGGCGAGGTTGCCAGACAAAATCCTTAGGTGTGAACTCGACTTAATTGGTTTCTCAAACGGATGTACCATGTCCTGCTCTGACGGAAATGTAGGGTAAGGCTGCACATCGGCTAGGGACTCAGCGAGTGTTTGTCCGGTGCAGGTGAGACAGTCTCCGTGAAGCAATCCACGATCGAGTAAGTCTTTCATCAACGGGCGGATGCCTCCAATGCGGATGAGGTGGCTCATGTTGTAGCGACCAAAGGGCTTTACGTCACACATGAGTGGTATGCGTTCACCAATCTCTTTAAACGCATCAATGGTGATGTCGACTTCTGCAGCATGAGCAATGGCCAGTAGGTGGAGGACGATATTTGTTGAACCACCCAATGCGATGCCGACGGTAATGGCGTTCTCAAAGGCTTTCTTCGTGAGAATATCGCGTGGGCGGATGCCTTTCTCGATCTGAGCTACGACCGCTGCACCCGCTTTTTCGCAGTCGGCGCGTTTGTCTTTAGAGACGGCAAGCTGCGCGCTGCTACCGGGTAGGGACATGCCCAGTGCTTCGATGGTGCTCGCCATGGAGTTTGCTGTATACATGCCCCCGCAGGATCCAGCTCCAGGGATGCAGTTTTCTTCTACTTCTTTGAGTTCAGCGTCGTCGATGTCGCCGCGTGCATGCTGACCGACAGCCTCGAAAATCGATACGATATCGACGGCCTTTTCTTTGTGGAATCCCGGTAGGATTGTCCCGCCATAGACAAAAACCGAAGGTCGATTGAGCCGGGCAATAGCGATCATGCAGCCGGGCATGTTTTTGTCACAACCGCCAATCGCCACCAACCCGTCAAACCCTTCAGCGGCCACGACGGTCTCGATTGAATCGGCAATCACTTCTCGAGAAACCAAGCTGTAGCGCATGCCCTTCGTTCCCATCGAGATACCATCACTCACCGTGATCGTTCCGAAAGTAATGGGTTTCCCGCCGCCTGCCTCAATGCCAGTTCGGGCGTGCTCGGCTAAATCTTTGATGTGCATATTGCACGGAGTGAGGTCGCTCCATGTGCTTGCGACGGCTACTTGAGGTTTTTTAAAGTCTTCGTCGGTAAAACCAGTCGCGCGGAGCATTGAACGAGCAGGGGCTCGATCGTTACCATCAACGACAATTGAAGAATAGGGGCGCTTGGGATCTGTGGTACTCACGTTACTTATTCGTAGCTTGGGTTTTTCAGCGAAATCCTTGAGAACAATGGGAAGATAATGTAGCGACAATATTTAATTATGGATTTTAACATCCAGAATCTGCTTCAGGCCCTGCTCTTGTCTACCTCGGAGTCTCTTTCCGTAGACCGTATTCAACGCGTGCTCGCGCGATACCATGAAGAGCGCGCGGAGGATGCTGAACAAATTGATGATGACTCTCCTCAGGTGCCAACGATGCTGACTGGAGCCCAGGTCAGGGAGACGATTGATGCGATCCGGGCTAAGTATTTAGAAGATGGTTCTGTTTTTCGTGTTATCGAGGGTCCCGAAGGCTATCGCTTTGCCGTTGCTCCAGACTATAGCGAGTGGATACGTCTATTGCGTGATCAACCCCGGCCTCTGAAGCTGAGCCCCGCCGCGATGGAAACATTGGCGATCATTGCGTATCGTCAGCCGGTGACGCGCTCTGAAATGGAGACCATCCGGGGTGTATCGATCGACAGTGCTTTGCACCGGCTTTTGGACCTGGAGTTAATCCTTGCAGTTGGGCGAGCCGAGCTTCCTGGACGACCCATCCAATATGGAACGACGCCTAAATTCCTCGAATTCACCGGGATCAAGTCTTTGGAGGAGTTGCCCGCGAGTGATGTGGTGTCACCCGGTCAACTTAACGAATGGATCCGCGCTGCGCAGAATCCGGAAAAGGTGACGGATAACGACGTGGGTTTAGGAATTTAGATCTTTAAGTTGATTTTGAAAGCCTTGAGGGCCTCGCGATAAATTGGAGCAGCAGCTTTGTTTGGCGAGATTCCGATTGCATGATTTGACTGGAAAAAGCTGTCTTGAAGGCCCTGGAGCGCGTATCCAGTCGCGACAGCTGCGCGAAGGGCAGCCCCGAGGGCGACAGAGCTGGTGATTTGAAGATGCTCGACGCGCGCTTGAAAGACATCGGCGGCTACCTGTGCGATCGTCTCATTTGCGCCGGCTCCCCCAGTGAGGTGGAGTGTGTCCAGATTGAAGTTTCATATTAAGAAACTGCCCTTCAACGCAGGCGCGGACGTCGGCTGTAGGGTTTTCCGCGTTTTGGAAAGATGTGTCGCCGCCAAAGCGGGTGGGGCCTGAGGCATTCCGCCGTGGGCTGATCTCTGGTCCAAAGAATGGAAGCATGCCACAGCTGTTGTTTCCGACGGGCGTATCCTCTAAGGCTGCAGAAAAACTGTCCCAGTCTAATGCCAGGATCCCCCTTGTTGCCTGCATTCCGTTGCGGGTTACCGAGAATGGGAAAATGCGTGAGAACACATAAATAATGTGCCCCAAGTCTGCGCTCATGCGACTCGGTTAATTAAACGGCCAAAAATTGAACCAGCCGTCTCCATCCTCTCGGCGTTCAATAGCACGCCGCCGCTCGGTTTCTAAGTAATCACGCAGTCGTTCTGTTGCTTCGCCCCGCAGCTCAACGTATTTGTCGAGTTTTTCAAGATCGTGAGGGATGAGTGGGAACAGCTTGTAGGGAGTGCCATCCAAAGCCTGTTCAGGCTTAAAGATGGATATCACAAAGCGGTTATCTACTGGGCGCACGACAGCCCTTAGCGAATCCTCCCAGGTAATATAGGCTAAGTCTCCACGCACGCGCCATGAGCCATCCATGCCCCCCTCGCGGTCGGAATCGATGTCTTGGAACATACCAAAATCGATAGTTTCTTTGTTGGAACCATCTGGAGAGCGAACGTCCCATTTTCCGCGGAAAAATCCTCGAGCGTTACTGCGTTTGCGAAATACTCCGACTGAAGTTGAATAATCACTTTTAGTCTGCTCATAACGGGTCAGCCAGGGCCCAGAGGCTGTGCGGTCGATGCGGCGCGCCAAACCGGTCACGCCAGAGGAGTCACTGTTTAAATCCTCATCGGGTTGGAAAAATACGGACTCATAGCGGTCAGGGAATTCACGAATAATGGAGTAGTGCCCCGAATCCCAAGTTATGTGGAGCTCGTCACCTCTTTTTTGCCAGAGCCCACGCAGGCCTTTGGAGCTTTTAAAAGAGCCGAAATAAGATGCAGCCGCGTTGCGATTATCCTCAATGACCAATTTGAAGAAAGGCGAGCCATCGGCATCGGTAATTTCCCAGTTTCCAAAAAATCCTTCAGCTTCAGTGAGTGTCGTGAAGCGTCGGCGGGCCTCGTCTGGAGGCAGGGTCCATTTACCCACCTCTGATGGAGGCACGAGGACAAGTGTGCCTGAGAGGGGAACTTCCGAGGGGCGATCCCAATTGACCATAAAAGCGTTGATGCCGCGCGAAATTGTGAACCGATCTCCGTGCAACGATTGTATCGTAACTTCGCTCGTGGTGGTATTGAGCGACCAGGAGGCATTGTGGACCTGGCTCGTTTTATCTAAATTTGAAAAGTAAGAAGCGGCGCCCTTATCTTTTAAAATGATGTAAGCGCGGACATCGCCTGAGAATTCAGCTTTCCAAGTTCCTTCATAGGTACTGGTGCTGCTCTGTGCGTTGATTGTCTGTAGGGCAAGGACCCAGGTCAGTAGAAGGGAGGTCCGAAGGATTTGTGAAGGCGTCATCATCAAAAAAATAACAGTAGGAAATAACTGTCAGGATAACAGGTGCAAGTTTAGAGGATCAGATGAATCGGTAGGATGAGCGGGTGAGAGGTGAGAAAAATCTAGAGCAGAAACACTGATTGCTCCGCGCCGTATGCAGGCGATATCAGAGTCTTCTGGTAAATCTTCCTTGTCGCGTGTGCTGAAATGGAACGAAGCATGGCCATCAGCATCGACCTTAAAAAACGAAAACGGTTTCACAGCAGCGGGCTGGGTGTAGCGAAACGGTGAATCTTGGTGAGTAAATTCGGGAAAATTCACGTTCCACACTCGACCAAAACATGGGCCCGCTTCCATAGCGGATTCGATCAGTCGTGGGATGTATCCACGGTCTATCTCTATGCCTGCGATCACATCTGAGTCTTCAATGCGGTGTGACTCTGTTATAGAGTGATACGAAGCCTCGGGCAGCAATTTGCTGAAGGCAATGGATGGAATCGAATGGAAGGCACCCTCAAGAGCTCCTGCGACAGTACCCGAACTATAAATGAACGTCGAGGTCGCGTTATACCCAATGTTTATGCCTGAAAGCACGATGTCGGGTTTCTGTGGCAGGAGATTGTGGATGCCAATATTCGCGCAATCTGAAGGCGTGCCTGAAATCGTCCATGTTGGGACATTGAATTTGTCTATACGCTTTACCTCAATCCCATGATGCCGCGAGAATGCCCGCCCGATCCAGCTCTGTTCACTAGCCGGGACCACTACGTAAACATCACATATTGTCGAAGCCATTTCAACGAGAGGCGTAAGCAACGGAGAGACGATGCTATCGTCGTTTGTAACAAGTGCGATGGGGCGTGTCATATGCGATTATATAAAAACAGGGGATGGTGGTATCCATCCCCTGTGCGTCATTTTAATAATCTGTTGCTTATACGCTTTTACCTTCTTCGGCTGCCTCGGCTTCTGCCATGGCTGCCTTACGGCTCAGCTTTACGCGACCCTTGTCGTCAATGCCGATGCATTTGACTACGATCTCGTCGCCTAGGCGACACACATCCTCTGTCTTGCGGACTCGAAAATCTGCCAGCTCTGAGATGTGCACCAAGCCTTCTTTGCCAGGTAGGCATTCGACGAATGCTCCGAAGTCTTTGACCGAGCGGACAACGCCACGGTAGGTCTTGCCCACCTCGATCTCGCCTGTTGAGAGATTGATC
The nucleotide sequence above comes from Opitutales bacterium. Encoded proteins:
- a CDS encoding general secretion pathway protein GspK; translation: MSFVIIERIVSDIAYRGLHDYRVDLKREGYSGLQAALAVLAEYKELDGTITGPQQGWHNLIARADYQPSGSYRVRARVTDETGKIPLNSQDPQLFIALLKHMELPQTEAEELADKLLDWIDADDLERNFGAEDDEYERRDPAYRAANRPIRDLSELALIDGFDETFFDENGTPNGLYDQLLQHTTLHHSGKINIHTADRFLLEAIAAMDNTNLSGLFDYMSGPDGELNTTDDLSLADAQQSPVPDSELFRNLTTDEVAVIQIEVAVSRGDVGSTLNALVNVKETDSIPTPDGNISLPFKVLAVRENQQF
- a CDS encoding prepilin-type N-terminal cleavage/methylation domain-containing protein, translated to MRNSPGTVQALNCETQPPVHTQVKGVRSRTSIPQPGFTFIEVLLAIAISAMILAALSAFTVSMGQLYARETFLNARDEHVAGVRSFLRQSLTEAESARENQSIAWTALPGQNENERRFLRFYLSQPTPLLNYGSTYPAGIDCYLDLRDPREFDLYWRPDLLPADEITSADPGFLKFRLSDFLEKVEYLTFITDEERWERQPEPEENDGGQPVLPDYIVFSFKMLDESLKSIRIPLPARNQHPLLP
- a CDS encoding prepilin-type N-terminal cleavage/methylation domain-containing protein, yielding MRTVGFSLFEVLLALAILGIAIAALAQALVNSVVAVKSLESADILYSDIEFTLRQALLVTDREQFIDGGNVRLPDDTDAVWSAEIEDTRTLDLFKVRFQVALPRTEERPEFEDSFTFYLQRSGWMEAIDRASLLTEKKEAREAERFSFR
- a CDS encoding type II secretion system protein; the encoded protein is MAMPRGFTLVEILLVFALVGIAIALTLMSFSTFDADWESEPPEKLLIRAVKSARLAAIKQRDWTYLRYDATEQAFIIENKSGSSLDVVALDRPISADRDNLQIIFQKRAAETIGSFPVRLDFGETVFNRIAFSPQRVSAPFSARILDGDIDLTIEIDAFSALPKEPLPN
- the gspG gene encoding type II secretion system major pseudopilin GspG, with amino-acid sequence MNSLNSSHLKFNRKRGFTLVEIVLVLALIGILLGVLLQNTGNILGTSKEDGAKIWVDATVSVPLVRYNKDIGNYPSTEDGLKALVTAPSGKEGRWRGPYLDKIPEDPFGNPYQYAFPGKQNARSYDVWSMGADGKSGTADDIGNWSTE
- a CDS encoding DNA polymerase III subunit gamma/tau — its product is MKSANALPLKIEDSRAFKVLDRARASQRLGQALLLYGESLQTLEATALTVAHDLLGGNPGQTALDHPDCFTLRAANKMRQINAADTRELIRNLQHSSNQGGAKVALVYEAERMHTSSANAFLKTLEEPPAGTYIFLLSVRPYDLLDTIRSRCQFFRVPTQEPAVNSEEWQHWLEQYGNWIQGVVELNARDNDAVTRATLGVYSLVYQFEGILSSLASTAWQQQEDQLDTDTLTSEQLAAMETGTHKALRQKLLKEIEIQTRTTGYSLLDTYPQKMTALHRSVSALEHATGLLEVNLKETTALETFLLQSLRFWTAN
- a CDS encoding dTMP kinase: MSTEIEDSASRGIFISFEGAEGSGKSTQISRIARLFEKSGEETIVTREPGGTEIGEEIRHLLKHSVIGRNMCSETELLLFAAARAQLVRETILPALEDGKTILSDRFLDSTTVYQGVARQLSEDPVKVINEFAVGSIVPDLTIILDVPPEVSIRRVRTRKTDMPDRMEEESIEFYKLVREGYLVLSKEIPERFVVFDGTMGEDAVEAAIWDEICQRFASQD